One stretch of Chelonia mydas isolate rCheMyd1 chromosome 21, rCheMyd1.pri.v2, whole genome shotgun sequence DNA includes these proteins:
- the RAB29 gene encoding ras-related protein Rab-7L1 — protein MGHNDHMFKVLIVGDATVGKTSLVQRYANDSFNKHYKSTVGVDFALKVVQWSESETVRLQLWDIAGQERFTSMTRLYYREASACVIMFDVTNFSSFGNSWRWKQDLDSKLTLPDGSPVPCLLLANKCDLSPWAVTREEIDRFSKENGFSGWTETSVKENKNINESMRVLIEKMMSSSMGDGDLSVSGRGDYINIKDASQPGWGCC, from the exons ATGGGGCACAATGACCATATGTTTAAAGTTCTGATCGTTGGAGATGCTACGGTTGGGAAGACGTCGCTGGTGCAGCGATATGCCAACGATAGCTTCAACAAGCACTACAAATCCACCGTGGGAG TGGATTTTGCTCTGAAGGTGGTGCAGTGGTCAGAGTCCGAGACTGTGCGACTTCAGCTATGGGACATTGCAG GGCAGGAACGCTTCACATCCATGACCCGGCTGTACTACCGAGAGGCATCGGCCTGCGTTATAATGTTTGATGTCACTAACTTCAGCTCGTTTGGCAACAGCTGGAGGTGGAAGCAGGATTTGGACAGCAAGCTCACGCTGCCAGATGGAAGCCCGGTGCCTTGCTTGCTGCTGGCTAATAAG tgcgaCCTTTCCCCGTGGGCAGTGACCAGGGAAGAGATTGATCGGTTCAGCAAAGAGAACGGTTTCTCTGGCTGGACTGAAACATCTGTCAAggaaaacaagaatattaatgagtCTATGCG AGTCCTTATTGAAAAGATGATGTCGTCGTCCATGGGTGATGGAGACCTCTCTGTTTCTGGCCGCGGGGATTATATTAACATAAAAGATGCTTCCCAACCTGGCTGGGGATGCTGTTAG